One region of Solanum pennellii chromosome 6, SPENNV200 genomic DNA includes:
- the LOC107023024 gene encoding miraculin-like → MNKLFIFQFISIFAIFTNSCLCEASSAPNPVLDITGKILRTEKTYFIVPINGEKYGGVAVEPTDNNNTCQLSVIQKRYVEPHGHGLELIPVDKKKGVIRVSTDLKVAIYSTYDCLNSTMWQLEKYDGGRYFVNVGPKVRRNWFRIEKYGQGYKFVYCKVICKDVGVVMINGQKRLGLNGAPLVFNFKKEILEGR, encoded by the coding sequence atgaataaattattcatattcCAATTTATCTCTATTTTTGCCATCTTCACAAATTCTTGTCTTTGTGAAGCATCTTCGGCACCTAATCCAGTTCTTGACATAACTGGTAAAATTCTGCGAAcagaaaaaacatattttatagtTCCAATCAATGGCGAAAAATATGGTGGCGTTGCCGTGGAACCCACAGACAACAATAATACATGTCAACTTAGTGTCATACAAAAACGTTACGTTGAACCACACGGCCACGGCCTAGAATTAATCCCGGTCGATAAAAAGAAAGGTGTAATTCGCGTGTCCACTGATCTAAAagttgcaatttatagtacctACGATTGTCTTAATTCGACAATGTGGCAACTAGAGAAATATGATGGAGGGAGGTATTTTGTTAATGTTGGTCCTAAGGTTAGAAGAAATTGGTTCAGGATTGAGAAGTATGGGCAGGGTTATAAATTTGTTTATTGTAAAGTTATTTGTAAAGATGTTGGAGTTGTTATGATCAATGGTCAGAAGCGTTTAGGGCTTAACGGTGCCCCTCTTGTGTTCAACTTTAAGAAGGAAATTCTGGAAGGTCGTTAA
- the LOC107022547 gene encoding kunitz trypsin inhibitor 2-like: MNTLLLLFSLSLSIFPFTLCVPNPSRLLLASSSSSSPVLDINGDKVKAGPNYFILPVIQGKGGGLYPSNVKQNNSTCPRDIIQETDDVQEGLPVVFTRLDAKKGVVRVSTDVNVRFFTPTICARETIWKLGAYDDKLKQYFVVTGGVEGNPGPKTVGNWFKIVKFGSGYKFVFCPSVCKFCKVICKDVGVFMKDGVRFLALSDTPFKVKFKKTF; this comes from the coding sequence atgaATACCCTTTTGTTACTATTTTCACTTTCACTTTCAATTTTTCCATTTACCTTATGTGTACCAAATCCTTCAAGACTACTCTtagcatcatcatcatcatcatctccAGTTCTCGATATCAATGGCGATAAAGTTAAAGCAGGTCCCAACTACTTCATTTTACCCGTTATTCAAGGAAAAGGCGGCGGACTTTACCCATCCAACGTTAAACAAAACAATAGTACTTGTCCTAGGGACATTATTCAAGAGACGGACGATGTACAAGAAGGATTGCCAGTAGTGTTTACACGTCTCGACGCGAAAAAAGGCGTCGTTCGTGTGTCTACTGATGTTAATGTGAGGTTTTTTACCCCGACTATTTGTGCTAGAGAAACTATTTGGAAACTTGGAGCGTATGATGACAAGTTGAAACAGTATTTTGTTGTGACGGGTGGAGTTGAAGGTAACCCGGGTCCGAAAACCGTGGGTAATTGGTTTAAGATTGTGAAATTCGGGTCGGGTTATAAGTTTGTGTTTTGTCCAAGTGTGTGTAAGTTTTGTAAAGTTATTTGTAAAGATGTTGGCGTTTTTATGAAGGATGGGGTGAGGTTTTTGGCTCTTAGCGACACTCCATTCAAAGTTAAGTTTAAGAAGACTTTTTGA
- the LOC107022550 gene encoding kunitz trypsin inhibitor 2-like, which translates to MNILLLLSIIPFTLASSSSSSSSLSPVLDVNGDEVQAGPNYFILPVIRGRGGGGLSPFNVKNNNTCPRDIIQWDDEEQEGLPVVFTRIDAKKSVVRVSTDVNVRFYTPTICARETIWKLGDYDDKLKKYFVVTGGVEGNPGLKTVGNWFKIERFGSDYKFVYCPSVCKFCKVICKDVGILITNDGVRLLALSDTPYKIMFKKTF; encoded by the coding sequence atgaacatccTTTTGCTACTTTCAATTATTCCATTTACTTtagcatcatcatcatcgtcatcgtcatcactATCTCCAGTTCTAGACGTCAATGGCGATGAAGTTCAAGCCGGACCTAACTACTTCATCTTACCCGTAATCCGAGGAAGAGGCGGTGGCGGACTTTCCCCATTCAACGTTAAAAACAACAACACTTGTCCTAGGGACATCATACAATGGGATGACGAGGAACAAGAAGGATTGCCAGTAGTATTTACACGAATCGACGCTAAAAAAAGCGTCGTTCGTGTATCCACTGATGTTAATGTGAGGTTTTACACTCCGACTATTTGTGCTAGAGAAACTATTTGGAAACTTGGAGATTATGATGACAAGTTGAAAAAGTATTTTGTAGTGACTGGTGGAGTTGAAGGGAATCCGGGTCTGAAAACGGTGGGTAATTGGTTTAAGATTGAGAGATTCGGGTCGGATTATAAGTTTGTGTACTGTCCAAGTGTGTGTAAGTTTTGTAAAGTTATTTGTAAAGATGTTGGGATTTTGATTACTAATGATGGAGTAAGGTTATTGGCTCTTAGTGACACTccttataaaattatgtttaagaagactttttaa
- the LOC107020991 gene encoding histone H4, giving the protein MSGRGKGGKGLGKGGAKRHRKVLRDNIQGITKPAIRRLARRGGVKRISGLIYEETRGVLKIFLENVIRDSVTYTEHARRKTVTAMDVVYALKRQGRTLYGFGG; this is encoded by the coding sequence ATGTCTGGCCGTGGAAAGGGAGGCAAGGGTTTGGGAAAGGGCGGAGCAAAACGTCACCGGAAAGTTCTCCGTGATAACATTCAGGGAATCACTAAGCCGGCGATAAGGAGGTTGGCGAGAAGAGGTGGAGTGAAGAGAATCAGTGGATTAATCTATGAAGAAACAAGAGGCGTTTTGAAGATCTTTTTGGAGAATGTGATTCGTGATTCTGTGACTTATACTGAACATGCTAGGAGAAAGACTGTTACTGCTATGGATGTTGTTTATGCTTTGAAGAGACAAGGAAGGACTCTTTATGGATTTGGTGGTTGA
- the LOC107020990 gene encoding 18S rRNA (guanine-N(7))-methyltransferase RID2 isoform X1 yields the protein MSRPELLAPPEIFYNDDEARKYTSSSRIIDIQTQLTERALELLALPDDGVPRLLLDIGCGSGLSGETLTEQGHQWLGLDISESMLDVALEREVEGDLMLGDMGQGLGLRSGILDGAISISAVQWLCNADKSCHEPRIRLKAFFSSLYRCLGRGARAVLQIYPENLAQRELILGFAMRAGFSGGIVVDYPHSSKRRKEYLVLTCGPPSLSTTTPEGKGEDGESCSDEDSSEDEENHTVCISDRRRPRKKQKVNKKGKGRDWVLRKKEQMRKKGNAVPADSKYTARKRKDRF from the exons ATGTCGAGACCGGAACTCCTAGCACCGCCGGAAATTTTCTACAACGATGATGAAGCTAGAAAATATACCTCATCTTCTCGAATTATTGACATACAG ACACAACTTACAGAGAGAGCATTGGAGCTCCTTGCTTTACCTGATGACGGCGTCCCGAGATTACTTCTTGATATtg GTTGCGGATCAGGTCTAAGTGGGGAGACACTCACTGAGCAGGGACACCAGTGGCTTGGTTTGGATATATCAGAATCAATGCTTG ATGTTGCATTGGAGCGTGAGGTTGAGGGTGATTTGATGCTGGGTGACATGGGTCAG GGCTTAGGGCTTCGATCTGGTATTCTGGATGGTGCCATCAGTATCTCAGCTGTGCAG TGGTTGTGCAATGCTGACAAATCTTGTCATGAACCTCGGATAAGATTgaa GGCTTTCTTTAGTTCCCTGTACAGATGTTTGGGAAGGGGAGCGAGAGCAGTACTCCAGATCTATCCTGAAAATCTTGCTCAGAGAGAGCTGATTCTGGGTTTTGCCATGCGAGCTGGATTTTCTGGAGGCATAGTGGTTGACTACCCACACAG TTCTAAAAGGAGgaaggaatacttagttcttaCTTGTGGTCCGCCGTCTCTCAGTACCACTACTCCTGAAGGAAAGGGTGAAGATGGAGAGAGTTGTTCAGATGAAGATAGTAGCGAGGATGAAGAAAACCATACA GTTTGCATATCTGACAGGCGCAGGCCTAGAAAAAAGCAAAAGGTTAACAAGAAAGGCAAAGGGAGGGACTGGGTTCTGAGGAAGAAAGAACAGATGAGGAAAAAGGGGAATGCAGTTCCTGCAGATAGCAAATACACTGCACGTAAAAGAAAAGATCGGTTTTGA
- the LOC107020990 gene encoding 18S rRNA (guanine-N(7))-methyltransferase RID2 isoform X2, translating into MMFHSFLFFEGCGSGLSGETLTEQGHQWLGLDISESMLDVALEREVEGDLMLGDMGQGLGLRSGILDGAISISAVQWLCNADKSCHEPRIRLKAFFSSLYRCLGRGARAVLQIYPENLAQRELILGFAMRAGFSGGIVVDYPHSSKRRKEYLVLTCGPPSLSTTTPEGKGEDGESCSDEDSSEDEENHTVCISDRRRPRKKQKVNKKGKGRDWVLRKKEQMRKKGNAVPADSKYTARKRKDRF; encoded by the exons ATGATGTTTcattctttcttgtttttcgAAGGTTGCGGATCAGGTCTAAGTGGGGAGACACTCACTGAGCAGGGACACCAGTGGCTTGGTTTGGATATATCAGAATCAATGCTTG ATGTTGCATTGGAGCGTGAGGTTGAGGGTGATTTGATGCTGGGTGACATGGGTCAG GGCTTAGGGCTTCGATCTGGTATTCTGGATGGTGCCATCAGTATCTCAGCTGTGCAG TGGTTGTGCAATGCTGACAAATCTTGTCATGAACCTCGGATAAGATTgaa GGCTTTCTTTAGTTCCCTGTACAGATGTTTGGGAAGGGGAGCGAGAGCAGTACTCCAGATCTATCCTGAAAATCTTGCTCAGAGAGAGCTGATTCTGGGTTTTGCCATGCGAGCTGGATTTTCTGGAGGCATAGTGGTTGACTACCCACACAG TTCTAAAAGGAGgaaggaatacttagttcttaCTTGTGGTCCGCCGTCTCTCAGTACCACTACTCCTGAAGGAAAGGGTGAAGATGGAGAGAGTTGTTCAGATGAAGATAGTAGCGAGGATGAAGAAAACCATACA GTTTGCATATCTGACAGGCGCAGGCCTAGAAAAAAGCAAAAGGTTAACAAGAAAGGCAAAGGGAGGGACTGGGTTCTGAGGAAGAAAGAACAGATGAGGAAAAAGGGGAATGCAGTTCCTGCAGATAGCAAATACACTGCACGTAAAAGAAAAGATCGGTTTTGA